The Streptomyces sp. NBC_00162 sequence GACCTGGGGCTGTCCACGGCGGTGGCGGGCCTGGCCGCGGCCCACGCGCTGTCCTTCCTCGACGGCGAGCTGCCCGCTTCCACGGCATCCCGCTGGGAGGCCGCCCTGCCGGGCCTCCACTGGCAGCACACCGCGCTCCGGCCCCACTCCGACTGCCCCTGCGGTGCGAGCGCCGGCCGCCGGGCGGCGCTGCAAGGGGCGGGAGAAGGATCGGGCGGAGATCCGCCGGGAGGGCCATGACAGGATGCGTGGGTTGGAGGGGCATTCCCGAACCGCCGCTTGCGGCGCAGCTGTCTGGGACATGGAGGGGCGTATGTCTGATCTTCCCCGGAAGGCGGTCACCCGTACCGTCAAGCTGGCCGCGCTGCCGCTCGGCATCGCGGGTCGGGCCACCTGGGGGCTGGGCAAGCGGATCGGCGGCAAGTCGGCGGAGATCGTGGCGCGCGAGCTCCAGCAGCGCACCGCCGAGCAGCTGTTCCGCACGCTCGGGGAGCTGAAGGGCGGTGCCATGAAGTTCGGGCAGGCCCTGTCGGTCTTCGAGTCGGCCCTGCCCGAGGAGGTCGCAGGGCCCTACCGGGCGGCGCTGACCAAGCTTCAGGAGGCGGCCCCACCGCTGCCCGCCGCCACCGTGCACCAGGTGCTCACGGACCGGCTGGGCGCGGACTGGCGGGACCTGTTCGAGGAGTTCGAGGACAAGCCGGCCGCGGCGGCCTCGATCGGGCAGGTGCACCGGGCGGTGTGGCACGACGGCCGGCAGGTGGCGGTCAAGGTCCAGTACCCAGGGGCCGGCGAGGCACTGCTGTCGGACCTGAAGCAGCTGAGCCGGTTCGCGGGGCTGCTGGGCCCGCTGATACCCGGCATGGAGATCAAGCCGCTGATCAAGGAGTTGCGCGACCGGGTCGCGGAGGAGCTCGACTACGAGCTGGAGGCCGAGGCCCAGCGGACGCACGCGGACGCGTTCGTGGACGACCCCGATGTCGTCGTGCCGGACGTCGTGCACCAGGGCGACCAGGTGCTGGTGACCGAGTGGCTCGAAGGGACGCCGCTGTCGGAGGTGATAGCCGACGGCACGCAGGAGGAGCGCGACCGCGCCGGGCAGTTGCTGGCCCGGTTCCTCTTCTCCGGGCCCGCGCGGACCGGGCTGCTGCACGCGGACCCGC is a genomic window containing:
- a CDS encoding ABC1 kinase family protein, translating into MSDLPRKAVTRTVKLAALPLGIAGRATWGLGKRIGGKSAEIVARELQQRTAEQLFRTLGELKGGAMKFGQALSVFESALPEEVAGPYRAALTKLQEAAPPLPAATVHQVLTDRLGADWRDLFEEFEDKPAAAASIGQVHRAVWHDGRQVAVKVQYPGAGEALLSDLKQLSRFAGLLGPLIPGMEIKPLIKELRDRVAEELDYELEAEAQRTHADAFVDDPDVVVPDVVHQGDQVLVTEWLEGTPLSEVIADGTQEERDRAGQLLARFLFSGPARTGLLHADPHPGNFRLISGADGRMQLGVLDFGTVDRLPGGWPKPIGKSLRMTLDGDAEGVYGHLCAEGFVKESIELAPDAVLDYLKPIIEPAEAEEFTFTRPWLRGQAARIADPRSPAHQLGRQINLPPSYLLIHRVTLSTIGVLCQLGATVRLRDELDSWLPGFAAGE